One part of the Coffea eugenioides isolate CCC68of chromosome 10, Ceug_1.0, whole genome shotgun sequence genome encodes these proteins:
- the LOC113749006 gene encoding NAD kinase 2, chloroplastic-like — MVVWQQQQHMLILHLHMNRVVVGGPTGTHIHNHPLFHYQQPKWTKISGFGFGFLLQRKNKGAAGRRRLRVLAASQLSNSFSLNSGFNSQAIQTRELSLSRWVGPLPGDIAEVEAYCRIFRAAEWFHNALMDTLCNPLTGECNISYDIPSEDKSLLEEKMVSVLGCMVCLLNKGREDVLSGRASAMNSFRESDVNLMEDTLPPLASFRGEMKRYCESLHVALEGYLTPDDARSVDVWRKLQKLKNACYDSGFPRRGDDPCQTLFANWNPVYLSTSKEDTASDSEVAFWRGGQVTEEGLEWLLERGFKTIVDLRAETVKDIFYETKLHEATLSGRIEFVKLPVEVGTAPSMKQVEEFAALLSDSSKRPIYLHSKEGVWRTSALVSRWRHYMARSRSQTVPRIAVTSMGVQSLDTKGMEKYCISQKSEGGMEYDDQNGSRPSKLNETSSSSGEYLNGYCQTTDKQHSSNNGNNSTIVSHRDLEFSINEQGAELPMDFDSNVNPLESQLPPSNIFSKKEMSGFFRNRKLAPLTYFNYERNRLEKLSSSMYNLNKTSWRNENNENYAGYSGIRLSEAQTSNSSFRSNSSSAEIATSAGSDGTYLNGNNSSSSSFMNELSNDNGSSASQKNGSVNSRYELDKKVPSANVTEQRSNPVASVSVGDDGLEVIEGNMCASATGVVRVQSRKKAEMFLVRTDGFSCAREKVTESSLAFTHPSTQQQMLLWKSPPKTVLLLKKLGQELMEEAKEVARFLYYQEEMNVLVEPEVHDIFARIPGFGFVQTFYSQDTSDLHERVDFVACLGGDGVILHASNIFRDAVPPVVSFNLGSLGFLTSHTFEDCKKDLRQVINGNNTVDGVYITLRMRLRCEIFRNGKAMPGKLFDVLNEVVVDRGSNPYLSKIECYEHDRLITKVQGDGVIVATPTGSTAYSTAAGGSMVHPNVPCMLFTPICPHSLSFRPVILPDSARLELKIPEDARSNAWVSFDGKRRQQLSRGDSVRISMSQHPLPTVNKCDQTGDWFHSLIRCLNWNERLDQKAL; from the exons ATGGTGGTATGgcagcagcagcaacatatGTTGattcttcacttgcacatgaaTCGGGTCGTTGTTGGCGGGCCAACCGGAACCCATATTCATAACCATCCCCTGTTTCACTACCAGCAGCCGAAATGGACCAAGATTTCCGGGTTTGGGTTTGGGTTTCTGTTGCAGAGGAAGAACAAGGGTGCAGCTGGACGACGCCGTTTGAGGGTTTTAGCAGCTTCCCAGCTCTCCAATTCCTTTTCTCTCAACAGTGGCTTCAATTCTCAG GCTATCCAGACCCGTGAGTTATCACTATCACGTTGGGTTGGCCCACTTCCTGGGGATATTGCTGAAGTGGAAGCTTATTGCAGGATCTTTAGAGCTGCTGAATGGTTTCATAATGCATTAATGGACACATTATGCAACCCATTGACTGGAGAATGCAACATTTCATATGATATACCATCAGAGGATAAATCCTTACTGGAAGAGAAAATGGTTTCTGTTCTTGGTTGCATGGTATGTCTCTTAAATAAAGGAAGAGAGGATGTTCTTTCTGGAAGAGCATCAGCCATGAATTCATTTCGTGAATCAGATGTAAATCTAATGGAAGATACACTTCCACCCCTTGCCAGTTTTAGGGGTGAAATGAAAAGGTACTGTGAGAGCTTGCATGTTGCTCTTGAAGGCTATTTAACACCTGATGATGCTCGAAGTGTGGATGTATGGCGGAAATTGCAAAAACTGAAAAATGCATGTTATGACTCTGGATTTCCCCGTCGGGGTGATGATCCCTGCCAGACATTATTTGCAAACTGGAATCCTGTTTATTTGTCAACTTCAAAAGAAGATACAGCGTCAGATTCTGAGGTTGCTTTTTGGAGGGGTGGCCAGGTAACAGAAGAAGGTCTAGAATGGCTTCTGGAGAGAGGATTCAAAACCATTGTGGATCTTAGAGCAGAGACGGTGAAGGACATCTTTTATGAAACAAAGCTACATGAGGCTACCTTGTCTGGGAGGATTGAATTTGTCAAACTTCCTGTTGAAGTTGGTACTGCTCCTTCAATGAAGCAGGTCGAAGAGTTTGCAGCTTTGCTGTCAGATTCAAGCAAAAGGCCCATATATCTCCACAGTAAGGAAGGAGTATGGAGAACATCAGCTTTGGTGTCAAGGTGGAGACATTACATGGCTCGCAGTAGATCTCAAACTGTTCCGCGTATAGCAGTTACTTCCATGGGTGTCCAGTCCCTTGATACTAAAGGCATGGAAAAATATTGCATTTCTCAAAAGTCTGAAGGAGGAATGGAGTATGACGATCAAAATGGTTCTAGACCCAGTAAATTGAATGAGACTAGTAGTTCTTCAGGGGAATATCTTAATGGATATTGTCAAACTACGGATAAGCAACACTCCAGCAACAATGGAAATAATAGTACAATAGTATCCCATCGAGATTTGGAGTTTTCTATAAATGAACAAGGAGCTGAGTTGCCAATGGACTTTGATAGTAATGTGAACCCTCTTGAGTCTCAGCTGCCTCCTTCTAACATCTTCTCCAAAAAAGAGATGTCTGGATTCTTTAGAAATAGGAAACTTGCACCATTGACATATTTTAATTATGAAAGGAATAGACTTGAGAAGCTGTCTTCTTCAATGTATAACTTGAATAAGACATCTTGGAGAaatgaaaataatgaaaattatgCTGGATACTCTGGAATCAGACTTTCTGAAGCCCAAACTTCAAATAGTTCATTTCGAAGCAATAGTTCATCCGCAGAGATTGCGACTTCCGCTGGTAGTGATGGAACATATCTCAATGGTAATaattcttcctcctcctcctttatGAATGAATTGAGCAATGATAATGGGTCTTCTGCTAGTCAAAAAAATGGGTCTGTGAATTCAAGATATGAGTTGGATAAGAAGGTTCCATCAGCAAACGTTACAGAGCAGAGGAGCAATCCTGTTGCTTCTGTATCTGTGGGTGACGATGGTTTGGAGGTCATTGAAGGAAACATGTGTGCTTCTGCAACTGGTGTTGTGAGAGTGCAATCTAGGAAAAAAGCAGAGATGTTCTTGGTACGCACAGATGGATTCTCTTGTGCCAGAGAGAAGGTTACAGAATCTTCATTGGCCTTCACTCACCCTAGCACGCAACAGCAGATGCTATTGTGGAAATCTCCTCCAAAGACTGTATTATTGTTGAAGAAGCTGGGACAAGAACTCATGGAAGAAGCTAAAGAG GTTGCCCGTTTCTTGTATTACCAAGAAGAAATGAATGTTCTTGTTGAACCTGAGGTGCATGACATTTTCGCTCGAATCCCTGGTTTTGGGTTTGTTCAGACTTTCTATAGCCAAGATACAAG TGATCTTCATGAGAGGGTTGATTTTGTTGCCTGTTTGGGAGGAGATGGTGTTATTCTTCATGCATCAAATATATTCAGAGATGCCGTTCCTCCTGTCGTCTCATTTAATCTTGGGTCTCTTGGATTTCTTACTTCTCATACT TTTGAAGATTGTAAGAAGGACCTAAGACAAGTCATTAATGGTAACAACACAGTGGATGGTGTTTATATAACTCTTCGAATGCGTCTTCGCTGTGAGATTTTTCGAAATGGAAAAGCAATGCCAGGAAAACTGTTTGATGTCCTCAATGAAGTGGTAGTTGATCGTGGTTCTAATCCATATCTATCAAAAATTGAATGCTATGAACATGACCGGCTTATAACAAAG GTGCAAGGTGATGGGGTTATAGTGGCCACACCGACAGGAAGTACTGCTTACTCTACAGCTGCTGGAGGTTCAATG